The genomic region TccaggagaaacaaaaacatatgttcaaacaaaaacttgtacatgaacgttgatagcagcattattcataatagccaaaaagtggaaataacccagatgtccatcaactgaagaatggataaacaaatgtggtatagccacacaatggaaagttattcagccataaaaaagaataaaatactgacgCGTGCTACAATACGGATGAATCCTCAAAAATTATGTTAAGTGGAGGAAGCCactcacaaaagaccacatactttATCATTCTATTCATATTAAATgcccagaatagggaaatctctagagacagaaagtaaattagtgattgctcagggctggggagtaagggaagagaggaaggtagGAAGATGCTAGCTAAAGGGTATAGGGTTTCTATTTGAgcagatgaaaatgttaaattgctgtggtgatggctgcacatatctgtgaatatactaaaattgtgaattgtacactttaaatggatgactTGTATAGtctatgaattatatctcaataaagctgctaaaaatacataaataaaagaaatcaagcaaGAATGATGGTCAAATCTTTGtggcaaaaagaaaagacaagaagagTTGAGAGATACTATGATAAAGGAatcagaacagtgcttggcacatggtaagtactcAATGAACATTACAATCAGTACTATTTGTATGAGTAACATTAACCATTGAGAACTGCTTTGGCAAGTTTTGGAAAAGAGTATTGCTGTGTAGTCTAACTAATAGTAAGactgaaatttccattttaatcttAAAGTGTtcatctttaaacatttttaaaacctcaAGCTTTTCCCCTGAAATCTAAAGACAACCCATGCCTAAATAGTCTATTTAAAAggtaaatttcaaaatgaaatgcagctttttctcttctttaaagagTTTGCCACTCaagtatattaaattatttatgatTGTCAAGTCTTCTTTAAGCTTTAGAAATTGACTAGCTACAGAGTCAAAcacaagaaaactgagacaagCCATTCATTCTGAAATACACTCACAACTGGACTcattcttaaaaaaatctttgggcGATTTTCCAAAGGCCATAAATATTAAGGCTGGGTTAAAAAGACAGCTTGTTTTGATTATCAATTTTCAAAATCTCAAACAATTCAAAAGGATAACGATGAAAAGATTCACTCCCCTTCCTCGCAAGAATCcaactcttcttcctctcccccatgTATCAACATATGTACTTATTTATAGATCTATAGGTATATTTCACTTTATAAAATAGATTATCTATGCCTTTGGCCTTGCTCAAAGATGGATTTACTATGAAACTAATGAAACTTAAATTCAGGGCCCTTCATTGGCAAAAATCCTTCCCAGGCCCTTTATCTAACTCTTTCCGCCactttgtatatttttccttaaagggGACCCCTCAAAATGTATAAGCTTCAGGCCCCACAGAAGTTGATCTGTCCCTGGGTGCTACTTCCCACTCTATCCACTACTTTATCCCTTCAAATTCTCCACTCTTCAAAATCAGTTCAAAGCCTGCCACAAGAAGCCTTCCATGATTGCTCCAATTCAGACTGACTTCTCCCTTCTCTAACTTTCCACCGCATTTATTCACTAGACAATCTCAAAATCCTTTTTCTAAAACCGTCCAGGTTGGTTGAGttttggaatttaatttttttttatattatagtGCATAAACTATACGTACTGGTGCATAAATTGTGTATTATGTAACACTATCCATCAGGGTCTGAGGTAACACCTCATAATCAAATATGGTAATACATCTTTATCAAAATACATGACTATTCACACTAAGTGAAACAAAGCTGTAAATTGCTTCACTCCAGTTTGCCTTATAACCGGTACTAGGTGAGTTACAAAACAATTTTCAATtgaggcaggcccagtggcatagcggttaaattcgcgcactccactttggtggcgcggggtttgctggttctgatcctgggcacggacctatgcactgcttatcaagccacgctgtggcagtcatcccatatttaaaatagaggaagatgggcacagatgttagctcagagccaatcttcctcagcgaaaagaggagaattagctagggttaatcttcctcaaaaggaaaaaaaactccaATTTTCAGGGATTTTGGATTTCTGAATTATGGCTAAAGGATTAGAGACCTGAACATTATTGTGTCATTATTTCATGTCTCACCACTCAGGTGTTACTTGACCAAAATGACTCCACCACTGTGTCCCCACTGATATATCCAGCAGATagtgagtgttcaataaatttgacagaatgaatgaatgaaagaactaAGTCTTATATTAGGTTGAGCTTGCCAAGGAAAAGGATCGTGTCCTTTTTAGTCAATATCCTCAGCACCAaggccagtgcctggcacatggtgaaaGCGCAGTAAATGCTGGTTGAGTTGAATCACACTTCTCAAATCTCTTGCAATGACTATCCAGAATAGTAAGTACCCAGAAAATACTTTACAATTGATCCCAATATCAGTGACTTACAAAATGAGATTGATTGTCATAGGAGAGGAAATCACTGGGTGGGAAGCATGAGGAAGCAGTAGGAGAAGGAGCCTAGACATGGCGACAAACTTGTAGAAAAGTATTGATGCAAGGATTCATATTTCACAGAGACCTTGGACTGTGCAAGAGGAAGGCCATAGACCTTAAGAATTCTGGATCCTCTTTCTTAATGTCAAGTCTTCCCCTGACAACAACCTCTTTCCTGGGTCCCTGTATGACTTAGAATCCTTAATATCATATATGTAGTTACAGAAACACTGCTTATTCTGACCCTTGTCTGGGTAGTTTCAGACTTATATAGAGAGTTGGGCTAAAAGATCACGTGTTAGGTAGACACTGCTAACTGACATTCTGTACTCTAAACTGAACTTTTCTAAATGGAATAGTTTGTTAACTTACCAGCTACACACATTGTTTTTCAATACAGAATGTCTGTAAGCATGGATGTTTGGGCAAATTGTTTTGTCTCTCTGTGTTTCGGTTCCCTCATCAgtaaatggaatactactactTACCTCCTAGGGCTGTGATGAAGGTGCAGAAACTAGTATATAAGAGCTTCTCAGAGAGGGACATGATCGCATGGTCATCAGAAATAATACTCACTGTCAGTGTAAGGCAGTTGGATCTGGAAGCCTTAAATTGGCCCTGCATAGCCAATGATAACATTTATACTAACTATTGTTGATATTAGTCACAAAACAATGACTTGCATTTGTATAGCGATCTTGCTTTTCAAAATTCTGTGAATTGATAGCAAACTTATTCCTCCAATTATCCTTTGCAGTACACAAAGCATGTTATCCCAATTTAACAGTGAAGAAACTCCAACCAAATGATGGAGTGCCACTAAGTTCAGGTCAGGTTACAGGAACGCGTGCGTGGTTCTTCAGGTCCAGGTTGGCCCCAGCCCCTTAGCTCTTCCTTGACTGTCCCTCTACAACATCCCATCCCTCCCATGTCTGATGTCGATCAGCTCCAATAACTTTGAAAAGTGCTGCCATCTTTACAAAACCGCAAAACCACCTTTCCTTCCCTTATTTTCTGAGATTTCATTTGTTGTTTCGAACAAAAAGATAATAATCCCCGACCCCGTTTTGCTCTCCAATGAGTTTAAACCTATTATATGTCATCAGTCCAGGTACCACTCGCACTCTGCACCTTGTTATCAGGAGGAGAGGGGACATAAACAGAGTTTCTATACTTGCCTCACTTAGGCACCAATAGCATGGTATAGAAACTGATTTATAGAAGTTATCTGTCTAGGTGGAATACACACACATAgtcatatgtacatatatactagATTTAATAATATAATACAGAATAATATagctttatatataaaataaaatttcataatatagtttttaaagcttacctgtgtgtgtatgtgtgtatgtacataaatatacatgaatatatatatacatatcttattATCACTAAAAATAAAGCTTCCTCATATATGAAATGGTGACAATAACAATAGTGAATACTGTATGAAGCTGTTGTGAGAACCAAATAAATTAACACATGCTAAACACTTAGAACAGTCCCTACTACATAATCACACTCGATAAATGTTAtccataataataattattaatttacatattataagaggattcctcatttgtaaacaCTATTCACTAGAGTGTatttgaaattttagttttttcaatgcatcaattttttaaatttatcaatatCTATTTTCCAATGCAACtttcagaaaaacattttttttttttttttttttgccaaagtgGCACGTTATCTTCCTTAGAAGATACTTACAGTACGTGGTAATAAATGTACCTACCATAAGGCAAATCAAACAcccttgaagaaataaaagccagCTGTAATTCAGAACCTTAGCAACAACTGTTTTATACCGTAGGATCTCTTTCTATTCCTCAGTCACAGGCATAGAaagtaaagtaaatatttatttactataagtcaatacatatttattttctaaaattgactCATCTTCAATTCTGACTGTTTAATTCAGCACTGTTGTCAGAAACAATGGCCTTGGGAAAGGTTTGGCTACTTTTATCCTGTGAATTTGTATCTAAGTTCTAGTACAGAAGTAGCCGTCATTCAGAGGGGTTTGCACCCCCATAGCTTATGATTCCGACAGTCAAAGTTGGAAATGCTCCTCATCCATCACTATGTAAGCAGGGTCGGGGCTGGATCCACTACCTTCTCCCAGCCCTGTGTACCCAAAACGAGGAAGAATAACCAGAGGCAGCTCATTACATTCCTCCAAGGAAAAACTGGGTTCCCAGAGGTGTTTATTAAGGGCTACTTTCTTTAGCTCtgaatctttcttcctttcttgaaaagaaaTCCTTACTTTGAACGCCACCAGTGTACATGAATTCTGATATATTTGGAATGGACTTCTGAGCAATGTTTTCTCAAGTATGTTCCTCAGGACACTAGTGCTGCAAGATGTTAAtaagtgttatttaaaaaaaatacatatatgtgtatacacacacaaacacacatatatcaGGGTTCCTTAATCAAATAAAATTGGGAAACACTAGGTTAAACAGAGTTTATCAGAATTTTTTATGGTGGAATTTCTCAGGATCTTTAATATGGTAATATGACTCTCTGAAAGGGAGCATTCTGGGCCACATCTCTCAAACGTATTTATCTATAGGCTCTCCACCCCACAAAACATCTTTCTGATTCCAGTGTTCTAcagaacacactttgggaaactgtTTTAGAATACAGTGCCCcccatattttacatcttttgctTATGTCCATTTTCTCAATTCTGAACAGAATTGCTTCTTCTGTATCACTTTTTTAGTGAATTCACTATTTCACACTTCCACAGGTGAGGGAATCTGTTTACTATATCAAAAACATTTTCGACTCCTGAAATTGACCATTACAAATTTTTGGTTGATTATAGTAGAATCAGTTAAAGCAATGAtttcttgatttgaaaaaagaaatcagttgcACTAACTGATAattaaatagcaaattaaaatatCCCAGAATCAAAATTTTACATGAAAGCCTTGAGTTTGCCCACACATTTCTCTTCAACTAAATGGCATGGAATTGAACTTATGGTTGTCATACGAACGCTGGTGAGCAAACACCATTATACCCTCAGGAAACCACGGCAACTGCCATTGATAACCTCTACACTCTCTTATCATAAAATCATGTTAATaaacacataataaaaataaaagaatatttgttataaaatattaatctGGAACAAGGAAAGCCCTAAAAGTTTAGGGAtaccttttcttctttaaagtacATTATTCCTTGGGAATGTTAATATTCAAAGAAGTTAATACTTCTCAAAGGACTACACATGTCAAGTTTAACTGCTAAGTCTAACTGCTCCTACATGTTAAGCAGTTGCTGGTTATAACATTTCATTGTTATCGAAACTTTAAGACTTAAATTTGGACTTAAGACTTGATGAGAAGTCTTGAATGTAggcatactatatatatattaatttcaatTGAAGGGGGAAAAATGCAGTAGGATTTTACAAACTCCATGTATCAAACTCTATGAATTCCAGATTGTGGGGCAATTACAAAGAACTTGAGTGCAAAATTGCATATGGATGTATTGATCACACtgatttgtgtttctctctcaatgttgaaaaaaatactctatttaaaaaacaactaaaCCCATAAAATCATTTGATAAAGTTAGTCCCTGTATTACATCATGGTGAAAGGCTGCtatatttaacttaaaataaccaaaataaaaaacagtgcCAAAAATGATAAGTTTGGTACAATTTTCCCTAAGCTTCTCCACTGTTTTCTATTGCAAACCAGAAAATTTAGTATCTCTTTTGCATTAAACTTAGTTCTGTGTGTTTCAGGGCCTCAAAGGAGGATCCAGCTTCAGGTTTCTGACATACAAACCTTAACATAGCCTGAAGAATTCCCCTCGGCACATCCGGAGTAGTCAAATTTCATGTTAACTATTAAATTACAGACATTCATTTACGTTCTCCAAACCTCTGTTTAGAAATTCAAAAGGCCCTTTGAAAACATCCTTAAACCAAAGCCCAAGTTGGCAAGTGAAACCGTTTACCTGCGAGAGCAAAACAAAGGGGAGGCCTGCCCATCCCCGCAGGCACATTGCGAAGTGGCACGCGATGTACCCCATCCCCATTGTGAGGCACAAATTCTTTGTGACACTGGGGGACACCGCAGAACAAAAATACTATTAGAAATGCTTCAAAAGGAACATTTTTGGCTGCGATAGAGACTTTTGACATTATTTATTAGGTTCAAAACTGCTTCACAAAAGCCTAACAATAGTTCTGTGGAAACCAGTACATCTGAGGCCCTTTCTGTTGTTCTGGGCAGGCATTGATTTGAAGATGGGCAGCGCTCGAGGAACAATTCCCTCGCAGCGGTCAATGTAAGTGAGCATTCACCCTCGGCCTAGGAGGGGCCTGTGAACAAACCGTATGGAAGCCCCGGGGTGGGCGGGAGGGGGGAGCAGAGCAAACCTTGATTAACCTCTTTGAGGGGAGATGGGTGGGAGCACCGGCAAACCGAGGAAGGGGCGCTCCTGCCAGATTGCCGTGGAGGGAGGCGTCTGCCCTGGGCTCCCTTTTCCCCGGGGGATGAGGATGCTTGGGGAGCATCTCTGATGCCATGGCAACTGCGCCTCTTACAACTAGACTTCCGGTCGCGCCTTGGGGCCGACTTTGGACATCTGGGTTTGCCAGAGCGCCAACTGTGGCTGTCCTCTTTTCCTCCAGCTCGGGCTCTGAGGAACTCCAGGAGACCCTCCACGGAGCCAATGGGGTCTGGCCTCTTCTGCAGAGGCCGATGGCAGTGTAAGGCCTCGGAGCGGGACCTGAAAGGCAAAGGGCAGGAGTGGCACTGAGGCTCGCAGAATTGACCCGCCCCGCTGgtaaaactttcaaaaaaaatctCCCCTCATAACTGGGTGTTTGAGACATCAACGTTTGTAACGTGCTAAGAGAAAGATTTAAAAGTCCCCTGATATTATCCTCAAGCGTCCCCACgtttctttaagaaaagaaactatTCCTTTCCTGTTGTTTGAAAGCACCttccccccaaaataatttttacagaaTACTCATAAAACTTCTAATTTCAAGGACAACTGTTTAAAACTTCTAAAATAGGGCCTCGAATTCTAAATTTGGGAAAAGTTTGTGAATGGCAGAGATAGATATCatgcagccaaaaaaaaaaaaaaagcaaaacccgGACTCCCAGCCCATTTAGATTtacaacaaataatttaaaaatccaagagGCAACTATTTCATGAGTTTCCTTAGAAATTTCAAAGCagctgaaaattaaaaccatcagTGAATTAATCCTGGGTCTACACAACACAAACATAGATACTAAAATGGATCcgatttttcttctatttttgccCAACCAAATCattttttcatgtaaaaaatGACGTATTTTTTTTACAATACAGCCAATACTATaaaagtattttatacttttttactgcatttccaaatatatatatacatatatataatgtgtgtatgtatatatatatatatatcatatacatagAATCTTGAAGTTTTTACCTAAGAAATTCTGCGCATTGACTATACCAATAAAAGTTTAATTCTTCAGTAGTGTGTTAGGACAATTTACATGGTTTAAATCACTTTCTACAAGTTTTTAAAGGGCTTTGAATAGCATGTAGATGTCTAGAATATTTGGAACAACAAACAGGATCATTCGCAAATTCAAAAAATACGTAAAAGATTTAAAATGCACTTTACCTTCCTAACGGTGTGTGTGACACAGCCACTCTGTCACTGGGTGACCCAATTTAGTGCCTCACATATTGTTCTACGTATAGTATACATCAAGCATCTCCCACTACATGCTCAACACACCCAAGTCAAACAGTGAAAAACATCTAGTGAAACCAACTTTTCCAAAGTGAGAAttattttctggaaataaaggTGGAATGGCATTTCAATATCTCCAGGTAAATAAAAGCTTTCAGAGAGCCAAACACATTGCTTCGTGAAAACTAGATGCTTAATGgctgttgatttgcatttccagctTTGGCAGATGACCCATTCATCGATGATCAGTGCAAGAAGATTCCACCAGTGAATGTGATGTGGCTGTGGAATTTGGAGCAACAGAGTTTGACCTACACAGAATATGCTGTCCTCTGTCTTGAGCCAAAGAATAAGAAATTCCTTTCCTGCATGCAATTCAATAATGATGCATTTTGTAACAAACTGCCTTAGAGGTTTAGTGTGATGTACTGGAATAAACAAGGCTTTGAGTTCAGACCGTCATAGACTTAAATCCTGGCCTAAGCCTCTTTGTCCTTACCTGAAACTTGAGGATTGCATTGCCTACTTTACAGGATTGCCAGTGGGAAagtctgttcattcatttattcattcattaatatcTGAATGTCTGTTATGTGCCTGGCAGTGTTCTAGACATTGGAGATTTAGAAAGGAATAAGGCAGGCAATTGTCCTGCCTATATAGAGCTTACGGTCTAGTTGTGCGAAGGTGGAGCGGGGAGGGGGAGCAGACTAATAGataagcaaataaagaaatgtatAAGTGTTAGTGGGTAATAAAtcctaaggagaaaaataaagcggGAAGGAGGTTAGGAAAGACCCACCCATGTAGGGAACATTTcagtaaagacctgaaggaagtgaaaaaGCAAACCAGTTAAGTATCTGAGGGCAGAAcatgaaaaaatgtaaagtatctggtacatagtaagtgctcagcaTCGAGAGCTCTCATTGTCATATTTCGAATCTTAATATAGGAGTGCTCTGACCTGGAGTCAGAATGCAGACTGGAATCCGGGCTCCAGCCCTGAAGTTACAGAAtctctgtgggcctcagagtctgCATCTAAACCATGGGAAAACAACAGTTCCTATCTCGGAGGGTGGCCATATGGACCAA from Equus asinus isolate D_3611 breed Donkey chromosome 4, EquAss-T2T_v2, whole genome shotgun sequence harbors:
- the C4H12orf42 gene encoding uncharacterized protein C12orf42 homolog — protein: MACKRPLCTRQCLIPRSPAVSIASFEEDSYGEAGPFPTPSSEWDETPLIFTVRQEINKRAREAPKQAWSSLVLEQQMARRPSPFCSVNPLHLEAAGTHIKRHARPQNQPSHNSKADSVSPGPAPRPYTAIGLCRRGQTPLAPWRVSWSSSEPELEEKRTATVGALANPDVQSRPQGATGSLVVRGAVAMASEMLPKHPHPPGKREPRADASLHGNLAGAPLPRFAGAPTHLPSKRLIKVCSAPPSRPPRGFHTVCSQAPPRPRVNAHLH